The following coding sequences lie in one Phalacrocorax carbo chromosome 3, bPhaCar2.1, whole genome shotgun sequence genomic window:
- the FLRT3 gene encoding leucine-rich repeat transmembrane protein FLRT3: MISVTWSIFLVWTKIGLLLDMAPYSVSAKPCPSVCRCDVGFIYCNDRDLTSIPTGIPEDATTLFLQNNQINNAGIPSELKNLLRVERIYLYHNSLDEFPTNLPKYVKELHLQENNIRTITYDSLSQIPYLEELHLDDNSVSAVSIEDGAFRDNIYLRLLFLSRNHLSTIPWGLPKTIEELRLDDNRISTISELSLQDLTNLKRLVLDGNLLNNHGLGDKVFMNLANLTELSLVRNSLTAAPVNLPGTNLRKLYLQENHINRVPPNAFSYLRQLYRLDMSNNNLSNLPQGVFDDLDNITQLFLRNNPWHCGCKMKWVRDWLQSLPLKVNVRGLMCQAPEKVRGMAIKDLNVELFDCKDDGMVSTVQITTAVPNTLYPAQGHWPISVTKQPDIKTPNLNKNLRTTASPVHKIITIFVKSVSTETIHISWKVALPMTALRLSWLKMGHSPAFGSITETIVTGDRNDYLLTALEPESPYRVCMVPMETSNIYLSDETPECIETETAPVKMYNPTTTLNREQEKEPYKNSSLPLAAIIGGAVALVAIALLALVCWYVHRNGSLFSRNCTYSKGRRRKDDYAEAGTKKDNSILEIRETSFQMIPITNDQVSKEEFVIHTIFPPNGMNLYKNSHSESSSNRSYRDSGIPDSDHSHS, translated from the coding sequence ATGATTAGTGTAACCTGGAGCATCTTCCTAGTTTGGACTAAAATAGGGCTGTTACTTGACATGGCACCTTATTCTGTTAGTGCCAAACCATGTCCTTCAGTATGTCGCTGTGATGTGGGTTTCATATATTGTAATGATCGCGATTTGACGTCTATTCCTACAGGAATCCCAGAGGATGCTACTACCCTCTTCCTTCAGAACAATCAAATAAATAATGCTGGGATTCCTTCAGAACTGAAGAACTTGCTTAGGGTGGAAAGAATATATTTGTACCACAACAGCCTAGATGAATTCCCAACTAACCTCCCTAAGTATGTTAAGGAACTGCATTTGCAGGAGAATAACATAAGGACCATTACTTATGATTCACTTTCACAAATTCCGTATCTGGAAGAACTGCATTTGGATGATAATTCAGTTTCCGCTGTTAGCATCGAGGATGGAGCTTTCCGGGACAACATCTATCtcagacttctttttctctctcgAAATCACCTTAGCACCATTCCCTGGGGTTTGCCTAAAACAATAGAAGAGCTACGCTTGGATGATAATCGTATTTCCACGATTTCAGAACTGTCCCTTCAAGACCTTACAAATCTAAAACGCCTTGTTTTAGACGGAAATCTTCTAAATAATCATGGATTAGGAGACAAAGTCTTCATGAATCTAGCCAATCTTACAGAATTGTCATTGGTCCGCAATTCACTCACAGCTGCACCAGTAAATTTGCCGGGAACAAACCTAAGAAAGCTCTATCTTCAAGAAAACCACATCAACCGTGTGCCACCCAATGCTTTCTCTTACCTAAGGCAGTTGTATCGACTAGATATGTCCAATAATAATCTTAGCAATTTACCTCAGGGTGTCTTTGATGATCTGGACAACATAACTCAACTGTTTCTTCGCAACAACCCTTGGCACTGCGGATGCAAAATGAAATGGGTGCGCGACTGGTTACAGTCATTGCCTTTAAAGGTTAATGTACGTGGACTGATGTGTCAGGCACCAGAAAAAGTACGTGGAATGGCTATCAAAGACCTCAATGTGGAACTATTTGATTGTAAGGACGATGGCATGGTGAGCACCGTCCAAATCACTACTGCAGTACCAAACACGTTATACCCGGCCCAGGGACACTGGCCGATCTCTGTGACCAAACAACCAGACATCAAGACTCCCAACCTAAATAAAAACCTCAGAACCACAGCAAGCCCCGTACACAAAATCATTACAATATTTGTAAAATCTGTAAGCACGGAGACTATTCATATCTCCTGGAAGGTTGCACTACCAATGACTGCTTTAAGACTAAGCTGGCTCAAGATGGGTCACAGCCCTGCCTTTGGATCTATAACTGAAACGATAGTTACGGGTGACAGAAACGACTATTTGCTGACGGCTCTCGAACCAGAATCACCATACCGTGTATGCATGGTTCCCATGGAAACCAGCAACATCTATCTCTCCGACGAAACGCCCGAATGCATCGAGACTGAGACAGCACCTGTTAAGATGTACAACCCTACCACGACCCTCAACCGGGAGCAGGAGAAAGAACCTTACAAAAACTCCAGTTTGCCCTTGGCCGCCATCATTGGCGGTGCGGTGGCGCTGGTGGCCATAGCACTGCTGGCCCTGGTCTGCTGGTATGTCCACAGAAATGGGTCCCTATTCTCCCGGAACTGCACCTACAGCAAGGGACGGAGGAGAAAAGACGACTACGCCGAAGCGGGAACCAAGAAGGATAACTCCATCCTAGAAATCAGGGAGACTTCTTTCCAGATGATACCAATAACCAATGACCAAGTGTCCAAGGAGGAATTTGTAATACACACTATTTTCCCACCTAACGGCATGAATCTGTACAAGAACAGCCACAGTGAAAGCAGTAGTAACAGGAGCTACAGAGACAGTGGTATTCCAGATTCAGATCATTCACACTCATGA